The Pseudomonas sp. MH9.2 genomic interval TTCTTCTATGTAGCGTTCGAGGATCTGCCGGATGGCCGGGTAGTAGATGCTGTCCCAGGGAATGTCTTCGGGTGCGAAAAAGCGGCAGTCGAGGGTTTCCGGGCCATATTGCCCCGTGTTCTCCACGGCGATGGCGCGGAAGATAATGTAGACCTCGCTGATCTGCGGCACGCTGAAGATAGAGTAGGGCGAGATGATTTCTGCACGCACGCCCGTTTCTTCCCAAACCTCGCGCAGGGCTCCTTGCTCGGTGGTTTCGCCACTTTCCATAAAGCCTGCGGGGAGGGTCCAGGTGCCGGGACGTGGCGGGATCGCACGTTGGCACAGCAGGTACTTGCCGTCCTGCTCGATGATGCAGCCGGCAATGATCTTCGGGTTGATGTAATGAATGTAACCGCAGCCGCTGCACATCAAGCGCTCATGGGTGTCGCCAGGCGGGAGCTGATGACCGAGATCACTGCTACCGCATTGCGGGCAAAAGCGCGGGCTGGGCATGTTCAGCGACCTATGCGCGGTTCTTTGAGGGCGATGGGCGAGACGATTTCACGCACCTTGCCGGTTTCGTTCTGCTTCAACTTAAGATAGTCCAGCGCCACTTTGGCGGCTGCCCGCACATGGTCGACCGAGGCCTGATGCGCGGCCAACGGATCGCCACTCTTGATCGCCTCGACCATGCGTTCCATTTCCAGATTGCTGACGCCGCGACGGTTTTCCTGGGACACGGAGGTGGCCCGCAGGTAGCTGATGCGGGCCTGCAACTGGCGCAACTGGGTCGCCGCGACGTGATTGCCCGAGCCTTCCAGCAGAACGTCGTAGAAGCCTTGCACCGAGTCGAGTACTTGCTGCAGTTCGCCGTCTTTGAGCGCCTTGCGGTTCTCCTCGAGAGCTTTCTCCAGGGCGCGAATGTCCTTGGCTTTAGCTCTGAGGGTGAATAACTGGACGATCAGGCCTTCGAGCACGCAGCGCAGCTCATAGATATCGCAGGCGTCTTCCAGGGTGATGATGGCGACACTCGGACCCTTGGCGTCGGCGAATTCAACCAACCCTTCGGATTCCAGATGGCGCAGGGCTTCACGAACCGACGTACGGCTGACGCCCAGACGCTCGCAAAGATCTCGCTCGACCAGACGGTCTCCCGGCAAAAGCTGGAAGTTCATGATGGCGCTTCGCAGTTTATCCAGCACGATTTCGCGCAGGGTAATGGGGTTGCGATTGACTTTGAAGCTGTCGTCAAGTGGCAGGCGTTTCATTGGGGCCGCTCTGAGTGGGGCTGTCCATGCAAAAGGAGCACCTTGATCGAGGATCTGCGGCGCTCCAGTCATTATTCAAAACAATGGCGGAGTTTATCATGTCGGGTTCTTTAAGCGACAAGCCCTCAAAGCCCCCCCATCAAGGTGTATTTGAGTTCCAGGTAATCTTCAATGCCGTATTTCGACCCTTCGCGGCCGAGGCCCGAGGACTTGATTCCACCGAAGGGCGCGACTTCTGTGGAAATCAGCCCCTCGTTGATCCCGACCATGCCGTACTCCAGGCCTTCGCTCATGCGCCATGAACGGCCCAGATCGCGGGTGTAGCAATAGGCTGCGAGACCAAACTCAGTGTCGTTGGCCAGGCGCAAGGCCTCGCTTTCGCTGTCAAAGCGGAATACGGCGGCCAACGGACCGAAGGTCTCTTCGCGGGCGACTTTCATCTCGTGTGTCACCTCCGCGAGCACCGTTGGCTGGAAGAAACCATGGCCCAGCGCATGCCGTTCGCCGCCGCAGACCAGGCGAGCGCCTTTAGCCAGGGCATCCTGCACATGGTCCTCGACCTTGGCCACTGCCCGATCGTTGATCAATGGGCCTTGGCTGACGCTCTCGTCGAAACCGTCGCCGACCTTCAGTTCGCGGACACGCTCCTCAAGCCGGGCGACGAAAGCATCATGGATGCCGCTCTGCACGAGGAAGCGGTTGACGCAGACGCAGGTTTGTCCGGCGTTTCGAAATTTGGCGATCAAGGCGCCTTCGATCGCGCGCTCCAGGTCGGCATCGTCGAACACAATGAAGGGGGCATTACCGCCGAGTTCCAGAGAGACCTTTTTCAACGTCGAGGCACATTGGGCCATCAGTAACTTGCCAATGGTCGTGGAGCCGGTGAAGGACAGTTTGCGCACCTCGGGACTGCTGGTCAGCTCGGCGCCGATGGCAATAGCATCGCCCGTAATTACGTTGAAAATCCCTGCGGGAATGCCCGCCTGTTCCGCCAGCACGGCCATGGCCAATGCCGAGAACGGTGTTTCCGGGGCCGGTTTGACGATGCACGGGCAACCGGCAGCCAGTGCCGGACCGGCTTTGCGGGTGATCATCGCCGCCGGGAAATTCCACGGAGTGATCGCCGCGACGACGCCAATTGGCTCCTTGCTGACGACGATCCGCGCATCGCCCTTGTGGCTGGGAATGGTGTCGCCATAGATGCGTTTGGCTTCTTCGGCGAACCACTCGATGAAACTGGCGGCATAGAGGACCTCACCCCTGGCTTCGGCCAGTGGCTTGCCTTGCTCCAGAGTAAGGATCTCGGCCAGGGCGTCGGCGTTTTCCAGCATCAACGCGTGCCAGCGCTTGAGCACCGTGCTGCGGTCTTTGGCCGTGCGTGCGCGCCAGGCCGGCCAGGCGGCATGGGCTGCGGCGATGGCTTCTCGGGCTTGTTCTGCACCGAGGTTCGGCACGTGACCGATGACTTCACCCGTGGCCGGGTTGTAGATGGCGTGGCGAGTACCGTTTTGGGCGTCACACCATTGGCCATTGATAAAGGCCTGCTGGCGAAACAGTTGCGAGGCTGCTGGGGTCATGCCGGCTCCCGGAAATAAAAAGGGGCCGCGACCGAATAGGGTGGCGTGCGGCCCTGAAACATTTGCTCAGGCGAGGGTGGGCAAGGGGCCCAGCTTGCCACGGTGATAGATCATCGGTGTCACCGGCTGATCAGGCAGAATCAGGTTCTTCACTGCCCC includes:
- a CDS encoding NUDIX hydrolase; this encodes MPSPRFCPQCGSSDLGHQLPPGDTHERLMCSGCGYIHYINPKIIAGCIIEQDGKYLLCQRAIPPRPGTWTLPAGFMESGETTEQGALREVWEETGVRAEIISPYSIFSVPQISEVYIIFRAIAVENTGQYGPETLDCRFFAPEDIPWDSIYYPAIRQILERYIEERQAGVYGIYIGNDDSGKIHFIR
- a CDS encoding GntR family transcriptional regulator; translated protein: MKRLPLDDSFKVNRNPITLREIVLDKLRSAIMNFQLLPGDRLVERDLCERLGVSRTSVREALRHLESEGLVEFADAKGPSVAIITLEDACDIYELRCVLEGLIVQLFTLRAKAKDIRALEKALEENRKALKDGELQQVLDSVQGFYDVLLEGSGNHVAATQLRQLQARISYLRATSVSQENRRGVSNLEMERMVEAIKSGDPLAAHQASVDHVRAAAKVALDYLKLKQNETGKVREIVSPIALKEPRIGR
- a CDS encoding NAD-dependent succinate-semialdehyde dehydrogenase is translated as MTPAASQLFRQQAFINGQWCDAQNGTRHAIYNPATGEVIGHVPNLGAEQAREAIAAAHAAWPAWRARTAKDRSTVLKRWHALMLENADALAEILTLEQGKPLAEARGEVLYAASFIEWFAEEAKRIYGDTIPSHKGDARIVVSKEPIGVVAAITPWNFPAAMITRKAGPALAAGCPCIVKPAPETPFSALAMAVLAEQAGIPAGIFNVITGDAIAIGAELTSSPEVRKLSFTGSTTIGKLLMAQCASTLKKVSLELGGNAPFIVFDDADLERAIEGALIAKFRNAGQTCVCVNRFLVQSGIHDAFVARLEERVRELKVGDGFDESVSQGPLINDRAVAKVEDHVQDALAKGARLVCGGERHALGHGFFQPTVLAEVTHEMKVAREETFGPLAAVFRFDSESEALRLANDTEFGLAAYCYTRDLGRSWRMSEGLEYGMVGINEGLISTEVAPFGGIKSSGLGREGSKYGIEDYLELKYTLMGGL